Proteins found in one Aliidongia dinghuensis genomic segment:
- a CDS encoding 2-hydroxychromene-2-carboxylate isomerase, whose protein sequence is MRHAEFFFDFGSPNAYLAHKLLPGIAERTGAEIVYVPILLGGVFKLTNNRSPAESLVGIRNKAAYERLEMTRFIRRHAIPFTMNPHFPVNTLQLMRGAIAAQELGVFERYVDAVFDHMWREPKKMDDPVVVAAALAQSDLPAEALMALAQTQPIKDRLLANTHDAVERGTFGAPTFFVAGEIYFGKDRLDAVEEALGAG, encoded by the coding sequence ATGCGTCACGCGGAATTCTTCTTCGACTTCGGCAGTCCCAACGCCTATCTCGCGCACAAGCTCCTGCCCGGCATCGCAGAGCGGACCGGTGCCGAAATCGTCTATGTGCCGATCCTCCTGGGCGGCGTGTTCAAGCTCACCAACAACCGCTCTCCGGCCGAGAGCCTGGTCGGCATCCGCAACAAGGCGGCTTACGAGCGGCTGGAAATGACGCGCTTCATCCGGCGCCACGCCATCCCGTTCACCATGAACCCGCATTTCCCGGTCAACACGCTGCAGCTCATGCGCGGCGCCATTGCGGCTCAAGAGCTGGGCGTGTTCGAGCGCTACGTCGATGCCGTGTTCGACCATATGTGGCGGGAACCCAAGAAGATGGACGACCCGGTCGTGGTTGCGGCGGCGCTTGCCCAGTCGGACCTGCCGGCCGAGGCGCTGATGGCGCTCGCCCAGACCCAGCCGATCAAGGACCGGCTGCTCGCCAACACCCATGACGCGGTCGAGCGCGGCACGTTCGGCGCGCCGACCTTCTTCGTCGCAGGCGAGATCTATTTCGGCAAGGACCGGCTCGACGCCGTCGAGGAAGCGCTCGGGGCGGGCTGA